A single Ketogulonicigenium vulgare WSH-001 DNA region contains:
- a CDS encoding creatininase family protein, producing MPALDFAFTPWTDVEARLTRPTVAVLPLGAVEQHGAHLPLTVDADLALGVARAIADPLDALLLPAMPYGDAWNNAAYPGTLSLSPATLRAAITDIGKGLQEMGVSSLILLNGHFGNHEPMLLAARDLAGGGLPCLHLDYPGLAELAEKHCDSTPAAPHFYHADEVETSMMLALRPDAVRMADAAPSYPTFPATFGAEPMQLRSFNPSGVFGDPRPATANKGRAFIEGIAANAAPIIAAFLHRHGIAVIEP from the coding sequence ATGCCCGCGCTTGATTTCGCCTTTACGCCGTGGACCGATGTCGAGGCCCGCCTCACGCGACCGACTGTCGCCGTGTTGCCTTTGGGCGCGGTCGAACAACATGGCGCGCATTTGCCGCTGACGGTGGATGCCGATCTGGCGCTGGGTGTGGCGCGGGCGATTGCAGATCCGCTTGATGCGCTGCTGCTGCCTGCAATGCCTTATGGCGATGCGTGGAACAATGCCGCCTACCCCGGCACGCTGTCGCTGTCGCCCGCCACGCTGCGCGCGGCGATCACCGATATCGGCAAGGGCCTGCAAGAGATGGGGGTGTCTAGCCTGATCTTGCTGAATGGGCATTTCGGCAATCATGAACCGATGTTGCTGGCGGCGCGCGATCTGGCAGGCGGCGGGCTGCCCTGCCTGCATCTGGATTATCCGGGCCTTGCCGAGCTGGCAGAGAAACACTGCGACAGCACCCCTGCCGCGCCGCATTTCTATCACGCGGATGAGGTCGAAACCTCGATGATGTTGGCGCTGCGGCCGGATGCGGTACGGATGGCGGATGCCGCCCCCAGCTATCCGACGTTTCCGGCGACCTTTGGGGCCGAGCCGATGCAGTTGCGCAGTTTCAACCCCAGCGGGGTGTTCGGCGATCCCCGCCCCGCGACGGCAAACAAAGGCCGCGCGTTCATCGAGGG
- the cdd gene encoding cytidine deaminase — MFATRIPANPDVPARLLQLSDHQDAIRADALSPLADHAYLRHEGRRITADHADSVIARHGLSGVEELMLLLLPDAEKVATPPISGFHVGTVGRAAGSGALTLGGNIEFPGAHLGQAIHGEGFVTTRAFLRGESLSHIALTAAHPCGHCRQFLTEFESAPDLRLIDPRGGTYVMDDLLPFPFNPAALETAGAIPGHVAHDLALADGPARDLLIHAGNRAHVPYSHCPSALVLELGDGTQVWGTSIESCAYNPTIMPAQAALIMLLDHGHSYGDIARAWFARPKGAVVDLARASADLLAAVAPDASLTILEWN; from the coding sequence ATGTTCGCCACGCGTATCCCCGCAAATCCTGATGTGCCCGCGCGCCTTTTGCAGCTATCGGACCACCAAGACGCCATCCGCGCCGACGCTCTGTCGCCGCTGGCGGACCACGCCTATCTGCGTCATGAAGGCCGCCGGATAACGGCTGATCACGCAGATAGCGTCATCGCCCGCCATGGCCTATCGGGGGTCGAGGAATTGATGCTCCTGCTGCTGCCCGATGCGGAAAAAGTCGCGACGCCGCCGATTTCAGGCTTTCACGTTGGCACCGTCGGGCGTGCGGCGGGCAGTGGTGCGCTGACACTCGGTGGGAATATCGAATTTCCGGGCGCGCATCTGGGACAGGCGATCCATGGCGAGGGTTTTGTCACCACCCGCGCCTTTTTGCGCGGTGAAAGCCTGTCACATATCGCGCTGACGGCGGCACATCCCTGCGGGCACTGCCGCCAATTCCTGACGGAATTCGAGAGCGCGCCAGATTTGCGCCTGATCGACCCGCGCGGCGGCACCTATGTGATGGATGACCTGCTGCCCTTTCCGTTCAACCCCGCCGCGCTCGAAACCGCAGGCGCGATCCCCGGCCATGTCGCGCATGATCTGGCGCTGGCCGATGGCCCTGCCCGCGATCTGCTGATCCATGCGGGCAATCGCGCGCATGTGCCCTATAGCCACTGCCCCTCGGCGCTGGTGTTGGAACTGGGCGATGGCACCCAAGTTTGGGGCACCAGCATTGAAAGCTGCGCCTATAACCCGACCATCATGCCCGCGCAGGCGGCGCTGATCATGCTGCTGGATCACGGGCATAGCTATGGCGATATTGCGCGTGCATGGTTCGCGCGGCCCAAAGGCGCGGTTGTCGATCTGGCCCGTGCCAGTGCCGATCTGCTGGCGGCGGTTGCGCCGGACGCGTCTTTGACGATTTTGGAATGGAACTGA
- a CDS encoding amidohydrolase family protein yields the protein MTSFLLINAHVLTVDAADTAYEKGWVAVKDGRIAGTGAMGSEPAGYADIRDLSGHLVMPGLVNAHTHTPMVLFRGVAEGQSLLTMDGWYNAIREPELSLVAEDIPPAVALSCAEMLLSGTTTFCEQYFFAEEIAGAVRQAGLRGVIAYGIVQLGDPDVGKRELALAEAFLAGQRSPDGRVIPWFGPHAPYVDNTEDLLRAEVEVANTYGAGLHMHMAAGPEDNDISLKLYGKTAAVALEETGFFNGRVHVAHCLDLSDEDIAVFARAPAASVAYCATAGLRSGREGICPVVTLRAAGVPVGIGTDNVAANNSYDMVQEMRVAGLVASHREGVAQVISSRDLIRMATIEGAKALGLDHEIGSLDIGKAADIISIDMRGPGWSPTPDVETALVYSGSGRDVQDVWVAGEALVANRKLVRTDYETVRAQYEATHQTFWARVRAAKTKAN from the coding sequence ATGACCAGTTTTTTGCTGATAAATGCCCATGTTTTGACGGTAGATGCCGCAGATACAGCCTATGAAAAGGGCTGGGTCGCGGTCAAAGATGGGCGCATCGCAGGCACCGGCGCGATGGGCTCCGAGCCTGCGGGCTATGCCGATATTCGTGACCTGTCGGGCCATCTGGTGATGCCCGGCCTTGTGAATGCGCATACCCATACGCCGATGGTGCTGTTTCGCGGCGTCGCCGAGGGGCAAAGCCTGCTGACGATGGACGGCTGGTATAATGCCATCCGCGAGCCGGAACTGTCGCTGGTCGCCGAAGATATCCCGCCCGCCGTTGCGCTTTCTTGTGCCGAGATGCTGCTCTCCGGCACCACCACCTTTTGCGAGCAATATTTCTTTGCCGAGGAAATCGCCGGTGCCGTCCGGCAGGCAGGCCTGCGCGGCGTCATCGCCTATGGCATCGTTCAACTGGGCGATCCCGATGTGGGCAAGCGCGAGCTGGCCCTGGCTGAGGCTTTCCTTGCCGGGCAGCGCTCGCCCGACGGCCGCGTGATTCCGTGGTTTGGCCCGCATGCCCCCTATGTCGATAATACCGAGGACCTGCTGCGCGCCGAGGTCGAAGTGGCCAACACCTATGGCGCGGGCCTGCATATGCATATGGCCGCCGGCCCCGAAGATAATGACATATCGCTAAAGCTATATGGCAAGACAGCCGCTGTAGCCCTTGAAGAAACAGGTTTTTTCAACGGCAGGGTGCATGTGGCGCACTGCCTTGACCTGTCGGACGAGGATATCGCCGTCTTTGCCCGCGCGCCTGCCGCCTCGGTCGCCTATTGCGCGACGGCGGGCCTGAGGTCAGGGCGCGAGGGGATCTGCCCCGTTGTCACCTTGCGCGCGGCGGGCGTTCCCGTCGGCATCGGCACCGATAATGTCGCGGCGAATAATTCCTATGATATGGTGCAGGAAATGCGCGTCGCGGGCCTTGTCGCCAGCCACCGCGAGGGCGTGGCGCAGGTCATCTCTAGCCGCGATCTGATCCGTATGGCCACGATCGAGGGCGCAAAGGCGCTGGGTCTGGACCATGAAATCGGCTCGTTGGACATCGGCAAAGCTGCTGATATCATCAGCATCGACATGCGTGGCCCGGGCTGGTCGCCGACACCGGATGTGGAAACGGCGCTTGTATATTCAGGCTCGGGGCGAGATGTGCAGGATGTATGGGTCGCGGGCGAGGCGCTGGTCGCAAATCGCAAGCTGGTCCGGACAGATTACGAAACCGTTCGCGCGCAATATGAGGCGACCCATCAGACGTTCTGGGCGCGTGTGCGTGCGGCAAAGACAAAGGCGAATTAA
- a CDS encoding nucleoside hydrolase produces the protein MRNPVIFDSDGGVDDAQALQMLLAGGVVPMAITSVFGNVSLAAATRNLLTVLEVTGHGGVPVYTGAAVPMVQPVIDATHIHGEDGLGGAPRPASIPAPAGDDAVTFLRETFRNSAANGTKTDIIMIGPLTNLALALRLEPAITAGIGRLTIMGATVYGRGNTTPAAEFNICADPEAAAVVFQADIDTIVVPWEPCTTHFISRDAARAMIAAEAPSFVRDFSSALLEHACKTDEFYGGDGKFKYVDPFAIAVYLNPDLVIKTIKASVDVSLALGITRGMTVVDPSGRLGTPMITLVETGDVTQLTAAYKASISYHA, from the coding sequence GTGAGAAACCCTGTTATTTTCGACTCGGACGGTGGTGTTGACGACGCGCAGGCGCTGCAAATGTTGCTGGCGGGCGGCGTTGTGCCGATGGCGATCACCTCGGTTTTCGGCAATGTCAGCCTGGCGGCTGCGACGCGCAACCTGCTGACCGTGCTGGAAGTCACCGGCCATGGCGGTGTGCCGGTCTATACGGGCGCTGCGGTGCCGATGGTGCAGCCCGTCATTGATGCGACGCATATCCACGGCGAAGACGGCCTTGGCGGCGCGCCGCGCCCCGCATCGATCCCTGCGCCCGCTGGCGATGATGCCGTGACCTTCCTGCGCGAGACCTTCCGCAATAGCGCCGCCAATGGCACCAAGACCGACATCATCATGATCGGCCCGCTGACCAACCTTGCACTGGCGCTGCGCCTCGAGCCCGCGATCACTGCCGGTATCGGCCGCCTGACCATTATGGGCGCGACGGTTTATGGCCGCGGTAACACCACCCCCGCCGCCGAATTCAACATCTGCGCCGACCCCGAGGCGGCTGCCGTTGTCTTCCAGGCGGATATCGACACGATCGTCGTCCCGTGGGAGCCCTGCACCACCCATTTCATCAGCCGCGACGCGGCCCGCGCCATGATCGCCGCCGAGGCGCCCAGCTTTGTGCGTGATTTCTCGTCCGCGCTGCTGGAACATGCCTGCAAGACCGATGAATTCTACGGCGGCGACGGCAAGTTCAAATATGTCGATCCCTTTGCGATTGCGGTTTATCTGAACCCAGACCTCGTGATCAAAACCATCAAGGCCTCGGTCGATGTCTCGCTGGCGCTGGGCATCACGCGCGGCATGACGGTGGTTGATCCCTCGGGCCGCCTTGGCACGCCGATGATCACGCTGGTCGAGACGGGCGATGTGACGCAGTTGACCGCCGCTTATAAGGCGTCGATTTCTTATCACGCATAA
- a CDS encoding BMP family lipoprotein, whose amino-acid sequence MSILITRRGFGATLMASTAIAAFAGSATAQAATRVAFVVHGQLGDKSFLDSAAAGLARAAESLPVETTVIEPGNDRSRWEPALADAADQGYDIIVVGTWEMTGFVVALAPEFPDTKFIIFDDAPDFAAASLPNVLAITYRTSTAAFLAGYAAAKVSQTGKIGEIFGVEGATILEFAVGFEQGARHANPEVELIRAVAGSFTDPAKGKELALTQIAQGADVIFPIAGGTGIGALQAARDEGKLAVGVDSDQALIFEATDEAQAKAIFTSVEKKVGDSLYLVLEQTLAGTAPYGSTIVLGLQDGAVGISKNAYYEAVVPADVRAEVDALEAQIIAGEITVETMM is encoded by the coding sequence ATGTCCATCCTGATCACCCGTCGCGGCTTTGGCGCGACGCTGATGGCCAGCACCGCGATTGCCGCTTTTGCAGGCAGCGCAACGGCCCAGGCTGCGACCCGTGTGGCCTTTGTGGTGCACGGCCAGCTTGGTGATAAAAGCTTCCTCGACTCGGCTGCGGCCGGTCTTGCCCGCGCAGCCGAAAGCCTGCCGGTCGAGACGACCGTGATCGAGCCGGGCAATGACCGCTCGCGCTGGGAGCCGGCGCTGGCGGATGCGGCTGATCAGGGCTACGACATCATTGTCGTGGGGACATGGGAAATGACCGGTTTCGTGGTCGCGCTGGCACCCGAATTTCCCGATACCAAATTCATCATCTTTGACGACGCGCCCGATTTCGCGGCCGCCAGCCTGCCCAATGTGCTGGCGATCACCTATCGCACCTCGACCGCGGCTTTCCTTGCGGGCTATGCGGCGGCCAAGGTCAGCCAAACCGGCAAGATCGGCGAGATTTTCGGTGTCGAAGGCGCGACCATTTTGGAATTCGCGGTCGGCTTTGAGCAAGGCGCCCGCCATGCCAACCCCGAGGTCGAGCTGATCCGCGCGGTCGCAGGCAGCTTTACCGACCCCGCCAAGGGCAAGGAACTGGCGCTGACCCAGATCGCGCAGGGCGCGGATGTGATCTTCCCCATCGCGGGCGGCACCGGCATCGGCGCGCTGCAAGCGGCGCGGGACGAGGGCAAACTCGCCGTCGGCGTCGATAGCGATCAGGCCCTGATTTTCGAGGCGACGGACGAGGCACAGGCGAAAGCCATCTTCACCTCGGTCGAGAAGAAGGTCGGCGACTCGCTTTATCTGGTGCTGGAGCAGACGCTGGCGGGCACCGCGCCCTATGGCTCGACCATCGTGCTGGGTCTGCAAGACGGCGCGGTCGGCATCTCGAAAAACGCCTATTACGAGGCGGTTGTCCCCGCTGATGTGCGCGCCGAGGTGGATGCGCTAGAGGCGCAGATCATCGCCGGCGAGATCACCGTCGAGACGATGATGTAA
- a CDS encoding ABC transporter ATP-binding protein, which translates to MQPVIEAVDIRRVYPGGTVANDGVNLRVQPGEVHAVVGENGAGKSTLMKILFGTEKPDGGSLQIFGKPVAFSGPRDAIDMGIGMVFQHFSLVPSFTVYENVVLGSEPKSGIIFDRAAAIARVRELSSRFRLNVDPEARVDTLPVGQQQRVEILKSLYRDAKILILDEPTAVLAPQEVEELFAAVRALTAQGRTVIFIAHKLPEVLAISDSITVMRAGRTVGQVRAAEVTEDSLATLMVGRQVHLRAARTAHIGDVIASVEGLDLRSEKGTALVQNLHLSVRAGEILGLVGVEGNGQAEVLEAIAGLRPVAGGRITLAGQVLDGQSVLARRSMGVASIPEDRLAEGLAPHSTIAENLVATRLDDPRFVRRGLLNLRAIRKNAVDRITQFAIRAGGPDYTVATLSGGNMQKVVVARELATQPALLLVNQPTRGVDLGATQFIWERLTEARDGGAGVLLVSADLSELMALSDRLVVFYRGQIVAALPNTEGLTPEALGRYMLGLTRQTPEDITAGLQ; encoded by the coding sequence ATGCAACCGGTCATCGAGGCTGTTGATATCCGCAGGGTCTATCCCGGCGGTACTGTTGCCAATGACGGCGTGAACCTGCGCGTCCAGCCGGGCGAGGTCCATGCCGTCGTGGGCGAGAATGGCGCGGGCAAATCCACGCTGATGAAAATCCTGTTCGGGACGGAAAAGCCCGATGGCGGCAGCTTGCAGATATTTGGCAAGCCGGTGGCGTTCTCTGGCCCGCGCGATGCGATTGATATGGGCATCGGCATGGTGTTTCAGCATTTCTCGCTGGTGCCGTCCTTTACCGTCTATGAAAACGTCGTGCTGGGGTCTGAACCCAAATCCGGTATCATCTTTGACCGCGCCGCTGCCATTGCGCGTGTGCGCGAGCTGTCGAGCCGCTTTCGCCTGAATGTCGACCCCGAGGCGCGCGTCGATACCCTGCCGGTCGGCCAACAGCAGCGTGTCGAGATTCTGAAATCCCTCTATCGCGATGCAAAGATCCTGATCCTCGACGAGCCGACCGCCGTCCTTGCGCCGCAAGAGGTCGAGGAGTTGTTTGCCGCCGTCCGCGCCCTGACGGCGCAGGGGCGCACGGTCATCTTCATCGCCCATAAACTGCCCGAGGTTCTGGCGATTTCCGACAGCATCACCGTGATGCGCGCGGGCCGCACGGTGGGGCAGGTGCGCGCAGCGGAGGTGACCGAGGATAGCCTTGCGACCCTTATGGTCGGGCGGCAGGTGCACCTGCGCGCGGCGCGCACCGCCCATATCGGCGATGTGATTGCATCGGTCGAGGGCCTTGATCTGCGGTCGGAAAAAGGCACGGCGCTGGTGCAGAACCTGCATCTGTCGGTGCGCGCGGGCGAGATTCTCGGCCTCGTCGGGGTCGAGGGCAACGGGCAGGCCGAGGTGCTAGAGGCGATCGCGGGTCTGCGCCCCGTCGCGGGCGGTCGCATCACCTTGGCGGGGCAGGTGCTGGACGGCCAATCGGTGCTGGCGCGCCGTAGCATGGGCGTCGCCTCGATCCCCGAGGATCGCTTGGCCGAGGGGCTGGCGCCCCATTCCACCATTGCCGAAAACCTTGTGGCGACGCGGCTGGATGATCCGCGTTTCGTGCGGCGGGGTCTGCTCAACCTGCGCGCGATCCGCAAAAATGCCGTGGACAGGATCACTCAATTCGCCATCCGCGCGGGCGGGCCGGATTACACTGTCGCGACGCTATCGGGCGGCAATATGCAAAAGGTCGTCGTGGCGCGCGAACTTGCGACGCAGCCGGCGCTGTTGCTGGTGAACCAGCCGACACGCGGCGTTGACCTCGGTGCGACCCAATTCATTTGGGAGCGGTTGACCGAGGCAAGGGACGGCGGCGCGGGCGTGTTGCTGGTGTCCGCCGATCTGTCGGAACTGATGGCTCTGTCGGATCGGCTGGTGGTGTTCTATCGCGGCCAGATCGTCGCCGCGCTGCCAAATACCGAGGGTCTCACGCCCGAGGCTTTGGGCCGCTATATGCTGGGCCTGACCCGTCAGACGCCCGAGGACATCACGGCGGGACTGCAATGA
- a CDS encoding ABC transporter permease translates to MTQFYTELSRALLALAVALVVALLIIIATSSDPANAFTQLLTAPLTSKRTIGYWMDDVAKLTLTGLAFSLVFQARQFSMGVQGQVYIGGMFAAWVALSPLGTTVLAIPLGLIAGMIGGAAYGFIPGYAKAKFGANEIVSSLMLNYIAIKVVNWVTRAHLAPEGSGQLMSPPFPPEATFPALVSGTRLDLGLVIALVMVIVVWFTLYRTRWGLKLRLVGDNATFAAYAGIKSNAVMIAAMTAAGAIGGLLGSVFVQGRAYGKITENFDGNLAFEGILIAIVAKNRPLAVPFVALAYGYLRQGAQLMGNRTDVPNEMIAVVQALVILLVASSFTIPGRRALARLLRRKEAAQ, encoded by the coding sequence ATGACACAATTTTACACCGAGCTTTCCCGCGCGCTGCTGGCGCTGGCTGTCGCGCTGGTCGTGGCACTGCTGATTATCATCGCGACCTCATCCGACCCTGCAAATGCCTTTACGCAATTGCTGACCGCGCCGCTGACGTCGAAACGCACGATCGGTTATTGGATGGATGACGTGGCAAAGCTGACGCTGACCGGCCTTGCCTTCAGTCTGGTATTCCAAGCGCGGCAGTTTTCGATGGGCGTGCAGGGGCAGGTCTATATCGGTGGCATGTTCGCCGCTTGGGTTGCGCTGTCGCCGCTGGGGACCACGGTGCTTGCGATCCCGCTGGGGCTGATCGCGGGCATGATCGGCGGCGCTGCCTATGGCTTTATCCCCGGCTATGCCAAGGCTAAATTCGGCGCGAACGAGATCGTCTCCTCCCTCATGCTGAACTATATCGCCATCAAAGTGGTCAATTGGGTGACGCGCGCACATCTTGCACCCGAGGGCAGCGGCCAATTGATGTCGCCGCCATTTCCGCCCGAGGCGACCTTTCCCGCGCTGGTGTCCGGCACTCGTCTGGATCTGGGGCTGGTCATCGCGCTGGTGATGGTGATTGTGGTGTGGTTCACCCTCTATCGCACGCGCTGGGGGCTAAAGTTGCGGCTGGTGGGCGATAATGCCACTTTCGCCGCCTATGCCGGTATCAAATCGAACGCGGTGATGATCGCCGCGATGACGGCGGCAGGCGCAATCGGGGGCCTGTTGGGCTCGGTCTTTGTACAGGGCCGCGCCTATGGCAAGATTACCGAGAATTTTGACGGCAACCTTGCGTTCGAAGGCATCCTGATCGCCATCGTCGCCAAGAACCGCCCCCTTGCAGTGCCTTTCGTCGCGCTGGCCTATGGCTACTTACGCCAAGGCGCGCAGCTGATGGGCAACCGCACCGACGTGCCCAATGAAATGATCGCCGTCGTGCAGGCGCTGGTCATCTTGCTGGTCGCCTCCAGTTTCACCATTCCCGGTCGCCGCGCGCTGGCGCGCCTTTTGCGCCGCAAGGAGGCCGCGCAATGA
- a CDS encoding ABC transporter permease, translated as MMDIIGAVFSVTFLAMVIRQMTPLLLATLGGLIADLSGALNVALEGMMLISALTAVLVSVHYPWYVAVLAGMSAGSALGLMMAFFHLRMRADIILVGFAVNIVATGGTVFALSLATGGDKGTSINLVSKAIPAVNLPFLRDIPVVGQPLHGMLSGHSVLTWFAFASVFGLWFFLYRMRGGLWLRAVGEYPAAPAAAGIKVDTVRMWGLIASGAFAGLAGAQLAMFNYVGFTRDMTAGRGFIALGAVLLGARHPVGACVAALLFGFFDALSFVIATRAQNFPAELIQAMPFAVTIVALIFFAWRAQKAKALRGA; from the coding sequence ATGATGGATATTATCGGAGCCGTCTTTTCGGTCACATTCCTTGCCATGGTCATCCGCCAGATGACGCCGCTGCTGCTGGCGACGCTGGGCGGGCTGATCGCGGACCTCTCGGGCGCGCTGAATGTTGCGCTGGAAGGCATGATGCTGATTTCCGCGCTGACGGCGGTGCTCGTCTCGGTGCATTACCCTTGGTATGTGGCGGTGCTGGCGGGGATGAGCGCGGGGTCGGCGCTGGGCCTGATGATGGCGTTCTTCCACCTGCGCATGCGCGCCGATATCATTCTGGTCGGCTTTGCGGTGAATATCGTGGCGACCGGCGGCACGGTTTTCGCGCTGTCGCTGGCGACGGGCGGCGATAAAGGCACCTCGATCAATCTGGTGTCCAAGGCCATTCCGGCGGTGAATCTGCCGTTCCTGCGCGATATTCCCGTGGTGGGGCAGCCCCTGCACGGGATGCTGTCGGGCCATTCGGTGCTGACATGGTTTGCCTTTGCCTCCGTCTTTGGACTGTGGTTCTTCCTCTACCGGATGCGCGGCGGGCTGTGGCTGCGGGCGGTGGGCGAATATCCCGCGGCCCCTGCGGCTGCGGGGATCAAGGTCGATACCGTGCGTATGTGGGGGCTAATCGCCTCGGGCGCATTCGCGGGGCTGGCGGGGGCGCAGCTGGCGATGTTCAACTATGTCGGCTTTACCCGTGACATGACGGCGGGACGGGGGTTCATCGCGCTGGGGGCCGTGCTGCTGGGCGCGCGTCATCCGGTCGGCGCCTGCGTTGCGGCGCTGCTCTTCGGCTTTTTCGACGCGCTGTCATTCGTCATTGCCACCCGGGCGCAGAATTTCCCGGCCGAGCTGATCCAGGCGATGCCCTTTGCCGTGACCATTGTGGCGCTGATCTTTTTCGCATGGCGCGCCCAAAAGGCCAAAGCCCTGCGCGGCGCCTGA
- a CDS encoding VOC family protein: MLDHIFLTVNDLTRAIAFYQAVLPHVGITQRHDYDGKDGPAGHPDLKGFGTQGRISFWLRQGQPAPQAVHVGFLAHSEAEVRAAHAAALAAGGTEIHPPGAQLHYDPRYFAAQLRDLDGYTLEFVYKSWQHARVVTG; the protein is encoded by the coding sequence ATGCTGGACCATATCTTTTTAACCGTCAACGATCTGACGCGCGCCATTGCCTTTTATCAGGCGGTGCTGCCGCATGTCGGCATCACCCAGCGCCATGATTATGACGGCAAGGACGGCCCTGCCGGTCACCCTGATCTGAAGGGCTTTGGCACACAGGGGCGTATTTCATTCTGGTTGCGGCAGGGGCAGCCCGCGCCGCAGGCGGTGCATGTTGGCTTTCTGGCCCATTCCGAAGCCGAAGTCCGGGCCGCTCATGCTGCCGCCCTTGCGGCGGGCGGCACCGAAATTCACCCGCCCGGCGCGCAGCTGCATTACGATCCGCGCTATTTTGCGGCACAACTGCGCGACCTCGACGGCTATACGCTGGAATTCGTCTACAAAAGCTGGCAGCACGCCCGCGTTGTTACGGGATGA
- a CDS encoding YSC84-related protein, which produces MMDLTRRGLLIGLGATGLVAGCSNGIGSGGAAEIDARADSTIQYMLQAYPGTQDLMNRSAGMLVMPVISELGLGFGGSYGRGALRIHQTTVDYYSAASASAGFQIGAQQFSHVLFFMTQDALGQFRTGYGWAAGADVEYAIAENGDMLRTDTTTSSAPVIAVVFAQSGLRVGATIEGTKYSRIIP; this is translated from the coding sequence ATGATGGACCTGACACGACGCGGCCTGCTGATCGGCCTTGGCGCAACCGGCCTTGTCGCGGGATGCAGCAATGGAATCGGCAGTGGCGGCGCGGCTGAGATTGACGCCCGCGCGGATAGCACCATTCAATATATGTTGCAGGCCTATCCCGGCACGCAGGATCTGATGAACCGCTCGGCGGGGATGCTGGTCATGCCGGTGATTTCCGAACTTGGCCTTGGCTTTGGCGGCTCGTATGGGCGCGGCGCGCTGCGCATTCACCAGACCACCGTCGATTATTACTCGGCCGCATCGGCCAGCGCGGGTTTCCAGATCGGCGCGCAGCAGTTCAGTCATGTGCTGTTTTTCATGACGCAGGACGCGCTGGGGCAATTCCGCACCGGCTATGGCTGGGCGGCGGGTGCCGATGTCGAATATGCGATTGCCGAGAATGGCGATATGCTGCGCACGGATACCACTACCTCGAGCGCGCCTGTGATTGCCGTCGTCTTTGCCCAAAGCGGACTGCGCGTGGGTGCGACGATTGAAGGCACGAAATATTCGCGCATCATCCCGTAA